From a region of the Coffea arabica cultivar ET-39 chromosome 3e, Coffea Arabica ET-39 HiFi, whole genome shotgun sequence genome:
- the LOC113736633 gene encoding uncharacterized protein isoform X4, protein MPSLSRFHQSSGDLCFELASGKLFQNPFPSGVSSWSILPVFRLIGKVCQGHPLSSPTFPPKGRRKSKSDVRERFGSHAGNVHLHLGLEDFQR, encoded by the exons ATGCCTTCTCTTAGTCGATTTCACCAATCTTCAGGCGACTTATGTTTTGAGCTGGCCTCAGGAAAACTTTTCCAAAACCCTTTCCCCAGCGGAGTTTCATCTTGGTCGATTTTGCCGGTCTTCAG ACTTATAGGAAAGGTTTGTCAGGGGCATCCACTCAGCTCTCCTACTTTTCCTCCAAAAG GTAGAAGAAAATCCAAGTCAGATGTCAGAGAAAGATTTGGCTCTCATGCAGGCAAT gttcatttgcacttggGATTGGAGGATTTCCAAAG GTGA
- the LOC113736633 gene encoding uncharacterized protein isoform X2, translated as MPSLSRFHQSSGDLCFELASGKLFQNPFPSGVSSWSILPVFRLIGKVCQGHPLSSPTFPPKGRRKSKSDVRERFGSHAGNVHLHLGLEDFQRNLMRQSRQVILLNWILKPTMGLPEDIAFFSKLRKPNTA; from the exons ATGCCTTCTCTTAGTCGATTTCACCAATCTTCAGGCGACTTATGTTTTGAGCTGGCCTCAGGAAAACTTTTCCAAAACCCTTTCCCCAGCGGAGTTTCATCTTGGTCGATTTTGCCGGTCTTCAG ACTTATAGGAAAGGTTTGTCAGGGGCATCCACTCAGCTCTCCTACTTTTCCTCCAAAAG GTAGAAGAAAATCCAAGTCAGATGTCAGAGAAAGATTTGGCTCTCATGCAGGCAAT gttcatttgcacttggGATTGGAGGATTTCCAAAG AAACTTAATGCGACAATCCCGACAGGTGATTTTACTAAATTGGATTTTGAAGCCTACAATGGGCCTTCCAGAGGATATAGCGTTCTTTTCAAAGTTAAGAAAGCCTAATACTGCTTAA
- the LOC113736633 gene encoding uncharacterized protein isoform X3 — MLLLSDVLCFCNLSLRLIGKVCQGHPLSSPTFPPKGRRKSKSDVRERFGSHAGNVLDHCIIWKRFYHVAWLLCPCQTSFSCVYRFICTWDWRISKGDFTKLDFEAYNGPSRGYSVLFKVKKA, encoded by the exons ATGCTTCTTCTCTCGGATGTACTCTGTTTCTGTAACCTCTCTCTCAG ACTTATAGGAAAGGTTTGTCAGGGGCATCCACTCAGCTCTCCTACTTTTCCTCCAAAAG GTAGAAGAAAATCCAAGTCAGATGTCAGAGAAAGATTTGGCTCTCATGCAGGCAATGTATTAGATCACTGCATCATTTGGAAAAGGTTCTATCATGTGGCTTGGCTGCTCTGCCCCTGTCAAACAAGTTTCAGTTGTGTCTacaggttcatttgcacttggGATTGGAGGATTTCCAAAG GTGATTTTACTAAATTGGATTTTGAAGCCTACAATGGGCCTTCCAGAGGATATAGCGTTCTTTTCAAAGTTAAGAAAGCCTAA
- the LOC113736633 gene encoding uncharacterized protein isoform X1 — translation MPSLSRFHQSSGDLCFELASGKLFQNPFPSGVSSWSILPVFRLIGKVCQGHPLSSPTFPPKGRRKSKSDVRERFGSHAGNVLDHCIIWKRFYHVAWLLCPCQTSFSCVYRFICTWDWRISKGDFTKLDFEAYNGPSRGYSVLFKVKKA, via the exons ATGCCTTCTCTTAGTCGATTTCACCAATCTTCAGGCGACTTATGTTTTGAGCTGGCCTCAGGAAAACTTTTCCAAAACCCTTTCCCCAGCGGAGTTTCATCTTGGTCGATTTTGCCGGTCTTCAG ACTTATAGGAAAGGTTTGTCAGGGGCATCCACTCAGCTCTCCTACTTTTCCTCCAAAAG GTAGAAGAAAATCCAAGTCAGATGTCAGAGAAAGATTTGGCTCTCATGCAGGCAATGTATTAGATCACTGCATCATTTGGAAAAGGTTCTATCATGTGGCTTGGCTGCTCTGCCCCTGTCAAACAAGTTTCAGTTGTGTCTacaggttcatttgcacttggGATTGGAGGATTTCCAAAG GTGATTTTACTAAATTGGATTTTGAAGCCTACAATGGGCCTTCCAGAGGATATAGCGTTCTTTTCAAAGTTAAGAAAGCCTAA